The following proteins are co-located in the Halorussus caseinilyticus genome:
- a CDS encoding PKD domain-containing protein, with protein MNVDRTTIASIALTVLLVTSALPSGIAGVVGTARADHDGSPVYTITQPGTSVCYEVNPYTASHPKMVPEVELREVEPYDGPGEPADVYGDFENPDWNGFESIESQMDYRYRNDTDPRPGEENVSMRGQIREYAPYLNDQFRWEPWEYGTYGKYNWSADGESHLFFYENPNGEVSLVVRHDRLYEETAISSHNPYNGIHGPGDGFFEPSPGGGTADWTFENLPSGEWAYIDDMYPRENIDDVYTDGSGTRYGHRNLAEKSDEFAPLRAFDGGYFDIHWQWGPGGTDGGAYRGFHNLAEGESVTIDAEFTGDIERWAVRNNVGHDDMDGEMLDLRMGEPVVIERGANCLDARVEADPGTVEAGQSVTFTADDSAEEYRWDFDGDGETDDTTPRAQVSHTYESAGNQQAAVTMVADGQTVTASTTVEVRAGEPPTADFTVEDDAGDSEYHVVGETITFDGSASSDNVALADSYEWRIDGTPETGQRVSRAFGSPGTYEVTLTVADRSGKTANVTKTVRIVAGDDPTARAAASPAEVEAGAPITLNGSASSDERGSVETYEWSAPGGDVTDADQNTPGASVTFPSPGEYRVNLTVTDNNGNTGTDGVAVTVTNASDPAIENYTVPSEVSAGETFDVSANATDNSDRALTYAWTFRQGGDADRREGANATYAFDGIGDATVQLVVEDAAGRTAATERIPVEVTDAPSARLSVPNRTRTGKTVTLDASNSTDSIGEIVEYRWDFDGNGTIDATTTANATVTHEYGSSGTYEPVVTVVDDDGNADEASARIEVESERKAATGGGGGGGGGSTSLGPPPVVTETERTGPNAFAIDVRNARGDEAVKADLPASAVADETGVRFRAIAVDLRSDDTHVVFESSASADPPEGAPALDSAGRTLAYLDLGASALDTGVENATVEFAVRRSALGALTSGDDVAVYRNATEWERLDARVVEATDDTYRIAATTDELGTLAVGANRPLSVADTRLEREVVATGDDVTANVTVENTGTAARSATVNLTLDGSAIASKTVEVAAGESADVTLSGTAPSPGEYEVAVEGTAAGTLAVKETIPANTSVVDVSLNSSTISAGEAVEITATVENTGGEAGERPVALTMFGDELATKNVTVPAGETTEVTFVRRVNAAGNYTVEVADRTATLGVTSEGDGGGFGDPAPNVPGFGVGATVVALLAAVLVARMRV; from the coding sequence ATGAACGTCGATAGAACCACGATTGCGAGCATCGCGCTGACGGTGCTGTTAGTCACGTCGGCGCTCCCGTCCGGTATCGCGGGAGTAGTCGGAACCGCACGCGCAGACCACGACGGGTCGCCGGTGTACACGATTACCCAACCCGGCACGTCGGTCTGCTACGAAGTGAACCCCTACACCGCCTCCCACCCGAAGATGGTGCCGGAGGTCGAACTCCGGGAAGTCGAACCATACGACGGGCCGGGCGAACCCGCCGACGTGTACGGCGACTTCGAGAATCCCGACTGGAACGGGTTCGAGTCCATCGAGTCCCAGATGGACTACCGCTACCGCAACGACACCGACCCCCGGCCCGGCGAGGAGAACGTCTCGATGCGGGGCCAGATACGCGAGTACGCGCCGTACCTCAACGACCAGTTTCGCTGGGAACCGTGGGAGTACGGCACCTACGGCAAGTACAACTGGTCGGCCGACGGCGAGAGCCACCTGTTCTTCTACGAGAACCCGAACGGCGAGGTCAGCCTCGTCGTCCGCCACGACCGACTCTACGAGGAGACCGCCATCTCGTCGCACAATCCCTACAACGGGATTCACGGGCCGGGCGACGGGTTCTTCGAACCGTCGCCCGGCGGGGGCACGGCCGACTGGACCTTCGAAAACCTGCCGTCGGGCGAGTGGGCGTACATCGACGACATGTACCCCCGCGAGAACATCGACGACGTGTACACCGACGGGTCCGGAACCCGGTACGGCCACCGGAACCTCGCGGAGAAGAGCGACGAGTTCGCTCCTCTCCGGGCGTTCGACGGTGGATACTTCGATATTCACTGGCAGTGGGGACCGGGCGGCACCGACGGCGGCGCGTACCGCGGGTTCCACAACCTCGCCGAGGGCGAGAGCGTCACCATCGACGCCGAGTTCACCGGCGACATCGAACGCTGGGCCGTGCGCAACAACGTCGGCCACGACGACATGGACGGCGAGATGCTCGACCTCCGGATGGGCGAACCGGTCGTCATCGAACGCGGCGCGAACTGCCTCGACGCTCGCGTCGAGGCGGACCCCGGAACCGTCGAGGCCGGACAGAGCGTGACGTTCACCGCCGACGACAGCGCCGAGGAGTACCGCTGGGACTTCGACGGCGACGGCGAGACCGACGACACGACCCCGCGAGCGCAGGTCTCCCACACCTACGAGAGCGCCGGGAACCAGCAGGCCGCCGTGACGATGGTCGCGGACGGCCAGACGGTGACGGCTTCCACAACAGTCGAAGTGAGGGCCGGAGAGCCACCGACCGCCGACTTCACCGTCGAGGACGACGCGGGCGACAGCGAGTACCACGTCGTCGGCGAGACCATCACCTTCGACGGGTCAGCGAGTTCCGACAACGTGGCGCTGGCCGATAGCTACGAGTGGCGTATCGACGGGACCCCCGAGACCGGCCAGCGCGTCTCCCGCGCGTTCGGTTCGCCGGGCACCTACGAGGTGACGCTGACGGTTGCCGACCGGTCGGGCAAGACCGCCAACGTCACGAAGACGGTCCGAATCGTCGCGGGCGACGACCCGACAGCGAGGGCCGCGGCGTCCCCCGCGGAAGTCGAGGCGGGCGCACCCATCACCCTGAACGGAAGCGCGAGCAGTGACGAACGCGGGAGCGTCGAGACCTACGAGTGGTCGGCCCCCGGTGGCGACGTGACCGACGCCGACCAGAACACCCCCGGCGCGAGCGTCACCTTCCCCTCGCCGGGCGAGTATCGAGTCAACCTGACCGTCACCGACAACAACGGCAACACCGGCACCGACGGGGTGGCCGTCACCGTCACGAACGCGAGCGACCCCGCCATCGAGAACTACACCGTCCCGAGCGAGGTGTCGGCGGGCGAGACCTTCGACGTGTCGGCGAACGCGACCGACAACAGCGACAGAGCGCTGACCTACGCGTGGACGTTCCGGCAGGGCGGGGACGCCGACCGGCGCGAGGGCGCGAACGCGACCTACGCCTTCGACGGAATCGGAGACGCCACGGTCCAACTCGTGGTCGAGGACGCCGCGGGACGAACCGCGGCGACCGAACGGATTCCGGTCGAAGTCACCGACGCGCCGAGCGCGCGACTCTCGGTGCCCAACCGGACCCGAACCGGGAAGACGGTGACGCTCGACGCGAGCAACTCGACCGACTCAATCGGCGAAATCGTCGAGTACCGCTGGGACTTCGACGGCAACGGAACGATTGACGCCACCACGACGGCGAACGCGACGGTGACCCACGAGTACGGGAGTTCCGGCACCTACGAACCCGTCGTGACCGTCGTGGACGACGACGGGAACGCCGACGAGGCGTCGGCCCGAATCGAAGTCGAGTCCGAGCGCAAGGCCGCGACCGGCGGCGGGGGCGGTGGCGGAGGCGGTTCGACCAGTCTCGGCCCGCCGCCGGTCGTCACCGAGACAGAACGGACCGGCCCGAACGCGTTCGCCATCGACGTGCGCAACGCCCGCGGCGACGAGGCGGTGAAGGCCGACCTCCCCGCCAGCGCCGTCGCCGACGAGACCGGAGTTCGGTTCCGAGCGATAGCGGTCGACCTCCGGAGCGACGACACCCACGTCGTCTTCGAGAGTTCTGCGAGCGCCGACCCGCCGGAGGGTGCCCCGGCGCTCGACTCGGCCGGTCGGACGCTGGCTTACCTCGACCTCGGCGCGAGCGCCCTCGACACCGGCGTCGAGAACGCGACGGTCGAGTTCGCGGTCCGGCGGTCCGCGCTCGGCGCGCTGACTTCCGGCGACGACGTGGCGGTCTACCGAAACGCCACCGAGTGGGAGCGACTCGACGCGAGGGTCGTGGAAGCGACCGACGACACTTACCGGATTGCGGCGACGACCGACGAACTCGGGACGCTCGCGGTCGGCGCGAACCGACCCCTCTCGGTCGCCGACACCCGACTGGAGCGCGAAGTCGTGGCGACCGGTGACGACGTGACCGCGAACGTGACGGTCGAAAACACGGGGACTGCGGCCCGGAGCGCCACGGTGAACCTCACGCTCGACGGGAGCGCGATTGCCTCGAAGACGGTCGAGGTGGCCGCTGGCGAGTCGGCCGACGTGACGCTCTCGGGGACGGCCCCCTCGCCCGGCGAGTACGAAGTCGCGGTCGAGGGCACCGCGGCCGGGACGCTCGCGGTGAAGGAGACGATTCCGGCGAACACGTCGGTCGTGGACGTGTCGCTGAACAGTTCGACCATCTCGGCTGGCGAAGCGGTCGAAATCACCGCGACGGTCGAGAACACCGGCGGCGAGGCGGGCGAGCGACCGGTCGCGCTGACCATGTTCGGCGACGAGTTGGCGACCAAGAACGTGACGGTTCCCGCAGGCGAGACGACCGAAGTCACCTTCGTCAGGCGGGTGAACGCCGCCGGAAACTACACGGTCGAGGTGGCGGACCGCACCGCGACCCTCGGCGTGACGAGCGAAGGCGACGGCGGCGGATTCGGCGACCCCGCGCCGAACGTCCCCGGATTCGGCGTCGGCGCGACGGTAGTCGCGCTTCTGGCGGCGGTGCTGGTGGCGCGGATGCGGGTCTGA
- a CDS encoding right-handed parallel beta-helix repeat-containing protein, translated as MRRTLVALAVLGTLLTSVGPVASSPTEAVGDDAGEAGFDSRTSADSRAPAPIDSCTTIRESGRYALTTDLRNVSADQCIRVRASDVVLSGRDHLVDGRGAFGTAGVAVGAWGSGVSNVTVRNLTVADWDDAVRLTEADRGVLADVTATRSRVGVRLYGASRNRLAGVRATGNAVHGLSLLDDSDRNVAANVTAAGNSLFGVHLGADSSGNAVRNVTARENEYGVVAVGVDGNSVVGGSATGNRVAGVWLSAADGNRIADLRLTNRFYGVFLADGASNNALAGNRATDNAVGVRLRNADGNRLRRNVASGNRDGLLFVESDRNLVAGNRVVDNRRGVSLLASDDNRLRANEIRGNRRDFVVARGSANNSVSRSERKIGKGLFKKCFYFF; from the coding sequence GTGCGCCGAACGCTCGTCGCCCTCGCGGTACTGGGAACTCTGCTCACATCGGTCGGACCAGTCGCGTCGTCGCCGACCGAAGCGGTCGGCGACGACGCGGGCGAGGCCGGATTCGACTCGCGGACGAGCGCCGACTCTCGCGCGCCCGCGCCCATCGACTCCTGTACGACCATCCGCGAGTCGGGGCGCTACGCGCTGACGACCGACCTCCGGAACGTCTCGGCGGACCAGTGCATCCGGGTTCGGGCGAGCGACGTGGTACTGTCGGGCCGAGACCACCTCGTGGACGGCCGCGGTGCCTTCGGCACCGCGGGGGTGGCGGTCGGCGCGTGGGGAAGCGGCGTCTCGAACGTCACCGTCCGGAACCTCACGGTGGCCGACTGGGACGACGCCGTGCGCCTGACCGAAGCGGACCGCGGCGTCCTCGCGGACGTGACAGCGACTCGGAGCAGGGTCGGGGTCCGACTCTACGGCGCGAGCCGAAACCGACTTGCGGGCGTGCGCGCGACCGGCAACGCGGTCCACGGTCTCTCGCTCCTCGACGACAGCGACCGGAACGTCGCGGCGAACGTCACCGCCGCCGGGAACTCGCTGTTCGGCGTCCACCTCGGCGCGGACTCGTCGGGCAACGCGGTCCGGAACGTGACCGCGCGGGAAAACGAGTACGGCGTCGTCGCGGTTGGTGTGGACGGAAACAGCGTCGTCGGCGGGTCGGCCACCGGCAACCGCGTCGCGGGGGTCTGGCTCTCGGCCGCCGACGGTAACCGAATCGCGGACCTCCGACTCACGAATCGGTTCTACGGCGTCTTCCTCGCCGACGGCGCGTCGAACAACGCGCTCGCGGGCAACCGCGCGACCGACAACGCGGTCGGCGTCCGCCTCCGGAACGCCGACGGCAACCGCCTCCGGCGCAACGTCGCGTCGGGCAACCGGGACGGACTCCTGTTCGTAGAGAGCGACCGGAATCTGGTCGCGGGCAACCGGGTCGTGGACAACCGCCGCGGCGTCTCCCTGCTGGCGTCCGACGACAACCGCTTGCGGGCCAACGAGATACGGGGCAACCGGCGGGACTTCGTGGTCGCTCGCGGGAGCGCGAACAACAGCGTGTCGAGGTCGGAGAGGAAGATAGGAAAAGGATTGTTTAAGAAATGTTTCTATTTCTTTTAG